The sequence below is a genomic window from Dyadobacter chenwenxiniae.
TCCAAAAATTAAGACCGCAAAAGTAGGCAATTTCCCGGTAAAATACAAGAGGCTGGGTCCTTAAAGATTACGCAGGCTGCGCCGCTTCCAGCCAGGCGCTTTTTTGTTTTCCAAACCAGCTGACTTTTCAGCTCCCGAATCCGCTTTCTGCATTAACTGAGCTGTAATAATAGCTGCTAGTTTCGATGCGTCTTCTCGAATTTCTCCAACCAGCATTCCAGGCTGAAAATGATTTGAGACAAAATTGGTGTCAAAATTTCCCGAGACGAACACAGGGTGTTTCATCACAAACTTGCAAAAAGGCAATGTGGTTTGCACGCCCGATATCTGGTATTCATCAATGGCGCGGATCATTTTCTGGATCGTTTCGTTGCGGTCGGCACCATAAGTGATCAACTTTGCGATCATGGGGTCATAATAGATGGGGATTTCCATACCGAGCTCAAAACCGTCATCCACTCTTACGCCATTGCCGGCTGGTTTTACATATGTATGCAATGTTCCAACGTCAGGAAGGAAATGATTGGCAGCGTCTTCGGCATAAACCCGCACTTCAATCGCATGCCCCTTGATGCTCAAATCGGTTTGTTTTAATGTCAGCGGCTTTCCTTCTGCTATGAAGATCATTTGTTTCACCAAATCAACTCCTGTAATCTGTTCTGTTACGGGATGTTCTACTTGGAGGCGCGTGTTCATTTCTAAAAAATAGAAATTTCCTTGTTCATCCAGGATAAATTCGACCGTTCCGGCTCCATAGTATCCGCAAGATCTCGCCACATCAATAGCGCAACGACCCATTTCCACCCTGATTTCATTAGAAATAGAAATAGACGGCGCTTCTTCGATCACTTTCTGGTGGCGGCGCTGAATAGAACATTCGCGCTCAAATAAATGGATAATGTTGCCATGCTGATCGCCAAGAACCTGAATTTCAATGTGCTTGGGAGAAGTAATGTATTTTTCGATGAACACCGACCCATCGCCGAAAGATGTTTGTGCCTCACTAACAGCCCTGTCCATTTGTTCGTCAAAATCGGTTTCGTTATTTACAACCCGCATGCCTTTGCCGCCGCCACCCGCAGATGCTTTGATCAGGATGGGATAACCAATCTCCATGGCCCGTGTTTTGGCCTCGGTGCGGTCGGTTATAGCCGTTTCTGTGCCAGGAACCATTGGAATGTTATACTGGCCTGCAGCTTGTTTTGCAGCCAGCTTACTGCCCATAATCTCAATCGCCTCCGGCGAAGGTCCGATGAAAATAAGGCCTGCTTCCTGCACCATTTTGGCAAACCCGGCATTTTCGGACAAAAAGCCATAACCTGGATGTATCGCATCGACATTCAGATCTTTACAAACCTGAATAATTTTATCACCTCTCAAATACGACTCTGAAGATGGCGCGGGCCCAATGCATACGGCTTCATCCGCGTAACGCACATGTGGCGATTTCCTATCGGCTTCACTAAAAACGGCAACCGTCGCAATGTTCATTTCCCGGGCCGTCCGCATGATCCGCAAGGCAATTTCCCCGCGATTTGCAACCAGGATTTTTTTTATAGAGCGCATGGATTGGTCAGAATTTTGGTGGTAAGCTGTGAAAACAAGGGACGGGTGCAAAGTAGCATTTTTATTATTTTGCTAACTTACACTTTATCCTAATGTCGATATAGTATTAAAGTAAGCGCAAATTTTTTTAATTTTTGCATTTATCTAACATTTTTGTATTAATTGGTTACCCACATAAAATAACAGCGAGTGGATATTTTCGAGAAATTGCGCAACAACTCTGGTCCTATCGGGACACCGGCCAAAATGCTGAACAGTCACCACTATTTTTCTTTTCCCATGTTGGAAGGAGAGTTGGGTCCGCGCATGAGATTTATGGGGCGTGAGGTGTTGAATTGGAGCCTGAACAACTATTTGGGATTAGCCAATCATCCGGAAATTAGACAAGCTGATACCGATGCAACTGCGAAATGGGGGCTTGCCTACCCAATGGGTGCGAGAATGATGTCGGGGAAATTCAACGCTTCATGAGACTTTTGAAAAAGAACTCGCTGAGTTTGTTGGCAAGAAAGACGCATTCCTTCTGAACTACGGCTATCAAGGCGTCATGTCGGCAATCGAATGTATTTGCGACCACCGGGACGTGATTGTTTACGATGCTGAATCACACGCTTGCCTTATCGATGGAATCCGGTTGCACAAGGCGAAATTAGGGGAGTACTACAAGTTTAACCATAATGATATGGTGAGCCTTGAAAAAAACCTGATCCGCGCAACAAAGCTGGCCAATGAAAAAGGTGGTGGCGTCCTGGTCATTACCGAAGGCGTTTTTGGAATGTCCGGGAAAGTAGGCGATTTGAAGGCCATTGTTGAGTTAAAGAAAAAATATGATTTCCGTCTGCTTGTGGACGATGCTCATGGCTTCGGCACAATGGGTGAAACGGGTGCCGGAGTAGGGGAGCTTCTGGGCGTGCAAAAAGAGGTTGACCTTTACTTCTCTACTTTTGCAAAATCAATGGCCGCCATCGGAGCGTTTATCGCTTCGGACGATCCGGAAATTATCATGTTCCTCAAATACAATATGCGCTCACAAACTTACGCCAAGGCACTTCCTATGCCATACGTTGAGGGCTGCCGCAAGCGTCTGGAAATGATCAAAACAATGCCTGAGCTGCGTGCGAAGCTTTGGGAGAATGTGAAAGCCATGCAAGACGGACTTAGAGGAAGGGGTTTCAATATCGGCGAAACTGAATCGCCGGTTACGCCTGTTTTCCTGCATAGCGAAGGCGGAGTTCCCGAAGTAACACGGATGGTTCGTGATTTGCGCGAGAATATGGGTGTCTTCTGTTCGATCGTTGTGTATCCCGTTGTTCCCAAGGGACAGATCATGCTGCGCATTATCCCTACGGCTGCACATACATTGGAGGATGTGGAATATACTTTGAATGCGTTCACAACTTTGGCAGATAAGTTGAAGAACAGAGTTTATCAGATTGAAGACGTGCAGGAGGTTGTAGAATAAGAAATACGCATTATTTGCTTTTTTGAGGGCTTTTTTCTAAAAAGCCCTCTTTTTTTTGATTTTATTTTGAAAATTTAATAATAACTAATACATTGATTTATAACTACTTATACAATTGCAATTGATTAATTGTATTTTAGAAGTGTTTTTTTTTGTTTTTTGGGTTGCGGGAATGCTTTTAATTACTAAATTTCGGTCAAAACATGCGTTTTTAGCGTGTAAAAGGCATTTTTAAAAACTAAAAAACAAACACAGACATGGCAAGATTTGATGAAGTTAAAGATTTGATCCTTTCGCTTGAGGGCGATTTCGATAAGTTCTATGAAAAAGGTAACCAGGCTGCTGGAACACGCGTTCGTAAAGGTATGCAAGACCTTAAAACGTTGGCTCAGGATATCCGTGCCGAGGTTCAAAACAAAAAGAACACCGCAGAATAATCAGAGGCAAATAATTATTATGTGAAGCCCGGGCCGTGTGTGTCCGGGCTTTTGTTGTTAAAACTTTTCTGTATTGATCATCGTAGCCACGCCACGTGTTACAACTTTTTTCGTCGATACATCCACGATCTCAGTTGAAATCTCAGCAATGTGCTTTTCCGGGTTAATGGTTTTGATAGTAAAAACCGCCTTGTAATCGGTTTCGACGAACATGGGACGAAGGAATTCCAATGTTTGTTTTAGATAAATGGACCCAAACCCGGGGAATTGTGTTCCCAATACTTTCGTAAAAATGGTGGCGCCCAGCATGCCGTGAATGATTGGCTTTTTGAATGAGGTCGTCGCGGCATATTCAGCGTCAAGGTGGATAGGGTTGTTATCGCCGGTCAGGTCTGCAAAGCGCTGAACTTCCTCCTGGGTTAACCGGAATGGCTGTTCAAAACTACTATCAACAACAGGTTCAATATTCATACAATCTTTATTACGGTAAGAAAAGCCTAAAATTCGGTCAATTATCCGATTGTTGCAAACGGTCCGGCCGGTTAGAAGCCGGCGGGTCAGCTATAAAGCAAAAGAAGCCGTCCCGGAGCGGGGCGACTTCTTTTGCTGATTTATATATTTTGTTTACTCTTCTGTTTCCTCCGCTATAACCGTAACGCCATCTTCTAATGCTACACCTTCGATAATTTTCGGTGCCCTGGCATTGTTACGTTTGTCTTTAAACTTTATGACCTGCATTTTCAATGTATCAATAGCTAAATCAGTTGCTTCCTCGAACGTCGTCCCCTGCTCTCTCACAAACATGGTTCCTCCCGGAACATAAAGCTTAACTTCAAGAAGTTTAGTCTGTAACTTGGCATTGTCACTTTTATCCAATTTCAAAAACACCTCTCCACTAGTAATACGGTCATAAAACGTATCAAGTTTATCTAACTTTTGTTGAATAAAGCTCAACAACTTAGGATCGGCGTCAAAATGAATTGCTTGCATTTGCAGTCTCATAAGCACTTTGTTTTAAGGTAAAACATATTTTAAAACCGTTCTGTCAACATGTATGCCGGGATCGCCCATACATTTCAGATCAATTCAGCCCAATCTCAGAACTTTCCCCGAACACCATTTTTGATCTTAACGGTATATTAAATAAAGGGAAATAATAGGGTAATGTCAAGCAAACCGGGTTGTTTTTGGATATATTTATTTTATCTCAACTATGTAGATATAATTCGTTAAGCTTCTTCCAGAAGTGTCCGGAAAGATACATATTGACCACTAAAAAGAGTGTGATGCCGCTCCTGCAAATCTGCCTGAAAGTGCGTCTGGTACGCTAAAAAATCCTCCATAGTCCGGAACGAAAACTGCGATGTATAAGTGGACCCTTCGTTTTCGATCTCAGTGAGTAAGCGTAGCAGCTTGCATTCCAGGGGCAATTTTGTTGCCAGGATTTCGGGGATATGAACTGTCTTCATGTAATGCAGCCACTCTTTTTCTGCGGCGTAGCTGATATTGACAGTAATGTTAAATATGATCATGATATTTAAAATTTAGGACTTTTTGTTGTGCAAATATCAAGCATAATGCCCGGTTGAGCGTTACATTTGCATACTTTTACGTATTCACCATAAACTGATTTTATATGAACGCGCTTATACGTGCCCATTCAGGCCTCCGTTATATAGTGTTGGCACTTTTGATTGCTGCAATATTTACTGCTTACTCCAATTGGCAAAAAGGTGCTCAGGGCGACAGCAAAATATATCTGTTCGCATTCATTGCCACACATACGCAATTGCTGCTCGGACTGATCCTTTACACCATGAGCGCGAAAGTGAATTTTGATCTGATCAGCGAAAAGGTTTTCCGTTTCTATTCGATCGAACACATATTTATGATGCTGATCGCCATTGTGCTGATAACGGTAGGGAGAATAAGGTCGAAGAAACTGACTGGCCCCGCCAAGCACAGAACGGTGCTTTACTTTTATGCCATGGGCCTGATCATCATTCTCGTTGCGATTCCCTGGCCTTTCCGAAACCTCGGCTCGGGCTGGTTCTGATTCGGGTCGTCAAGACTTACCAAGTCTTCAAGACTTGGTAAGTCTTTCTCCTCCCTATCACCCAAACAAATCGCTGGACAAATAGCGGTCGCCACGGTCGCAGATAATGCAGACGATTACACCTTCCTTTAATTCTTTTGCAAGCTCTACGGCTGCCCAAGTAGCACCACCACTACTCATTCCCGCGAAAACAGCTTCTTCCCGCGCTAGTTTCCTGGTCATAAACACCGCATCGTCTTGCGTAACTTCCATTACCCGGTCAACGCGGTTTCTTTCAAATATTTTGGGAAGATATTCAGTAGGCCATTTCCTGATGCCCGGAATGCTCGATCCGTCCGTCGGCTGGCAGCCCACGATCTGAATGTCCGGATTTTGCTCTTTCAAATAGCGCGAGACACCCATAATGGTGCCCGTGGTGCCCATTGATGAAACAAAATGCGTGATTGCCCGGTCGGTATCCTTATAAATTTCCGGGCCGGTTGTGTTGTAATGTGCTTTCCAGTTATCTGCGTTTGCAAATTGATTTAGCATAAAATAACCGCCTGCTGCTGCCTTTTCCTCCGCAATGTCCCGTGCGCTTTCCATTGTTTCCGAGAGCACCACTTTGGCACCGTAAGCTTCCATTGTTAAAACGCGCTCCTTTGTTGAGCTTTGGGGCATTATCAGCTCGATTTCGAGGTTAAATAAGCGTGCGATCATGGCCAGCGCAATGCCTGTATTTCCACTTGTGGCTTCAATCAGCTTTGTTCCTGACGTTACTTCGCCGCGGTCCATAGCACCTTTAATCATACTGAATGCAGCGCGGTCCTTCACGCTTCCACCCGGATTGTTGCCTTCAAGCTTTCCAAAAATTTTTACGTCTGGATTGGGATTGATTTTTTTTAATTCAACGAGGGGCGTATTTCCAACCAGATCAAGAAGTGAGAACATGTAATGTTATTTTGTAGAGGTAAAAAATGCTAATGTTCCAATCAGATAGGACGTGATAGAACTGCTATGGGTGCCATCCGGAACCGGTATCAGCTGAACATTTGCACCCAAAGCTTTCATTGTCGTATACGCCTTTTCTGAATTGAAATAAAACACCAGCTGGTCCGCGTCACCGTGATATAACTGCACAGGAACTTTCGGTTTCCAGTTGTAGACATCATTGTCTGCAATGGCTGCAACAAAGTCGGCATCTTTTCCATCATTCAGATCTTTCTTGAAACTTTCGTTCAGAATGGAATCAAAGCTAACATTAATAGGCGTTGTAATCCCGGACTGCGTGATTCCCGCTGCATAAGGTTCTTTGAAATAATAGGAAGCCGGACGGTTTAATTTGTAAATGCGGTCATAGGTCAACAGCACCCAAAGATAAAGTGCGTTATAGGAGGCAACGCCCTGTGTTTTTGTATTAATAACGTGTTTCATGAACGCTGTTTTATCGTAAGCGCCTGCTCCACAGCTGGAAGCCCGCAAATTAAACTCACCGGCAGCTTCGTCTTCAATCATTTTATGCAAAGACATGGTCGCATAACCGCCTTCGCTATAACCTGCAATGTACAATTTCTCATCCCACTTTACGTCAGTCCGGCCTTTCAGAAATTCCTTTGAGGCTCGCAGCATATCCAGCGAAGCAGAAGCCAGGCTTGCCCTGTGCTCGTATGGATGCGGAAGATCTTTTGAAGCACCATAACCAATGTAGTCCGGATATGCGATAATATAGCCCATTGAGCCAAACAATGAACCGAACGAGGCACCTTCGGAACCATCCTGGAAGTTGGAAGGCGCAGAGGAATCATCGCGGATTGTGCCATGCTGTACACTGATCATGGAAACAGGATTAGGCGTCGACGGCAAAATTAATGCGCCGGATGCCATGATGTCCGTTCCGTCCGTATTCTTGGTCTTATAAGTGATTTTGTAAACTTTAATGCCGTTTTTTACATACCCTGCTAAAATTGGGTTTAACGCGGTTGCTTTTTGCGCAACCTGCTGTTGGGTCAGCTCAGTAATGACACTGCTTTCCTCGAGATATTCATTCTCAACCGGCGGGTCAATGGGTAGTGGCTTGTCATCCTTGCAGGAATAAAGCAAGAGCAAAGTCCAGACAAGCAGGAAGGATAGTCTTTTTTGAAACACTACGATCGTAAAATTTTGCATAATCTTATAAAAACAGGTCATCGTTCAAGTGTACATAACGAACGATGACCTGTTTTAGATCAGGGAATTGCGGATTTTCTGACTTAAATTTTTCCCATATACCAGTTGATCATCCGTGCAGTAGCGTCTGGTCGCTCTACCATCCCCAAATGTCCGGCTTCGGAAAGGATGAAGGGGTAGCTTTGCTTTGGAAATTCAGACAATGTGATCACGCTTTCAAACGGAATCAGCTTGTCCTGCATTCCGATAATGAACAAAACCGGGAATGGCATCCGCGTGAGCACGGCCGTGCGGTCTGGCCGACTGCGCATGGCGTTAATGCCGGCAATGAGTGCTTCTGCGGGAAGTTTTCCGAAATGGGTAATGTGTTCCTTAACCCGGTCGGGATAAAGTTCTTTGTAACGCTCTCCAAAAAGATTTCCGGCTGTATTTTTTACAAATGCCTCGGTACCATGGTTTTTCAGCAATTCAATGGTTTGGTTACGCTGGTGTTTTTTTGCCTCGTCGTCGGCATAGGCAGTGGAGTGAAACAGCCCGAAGCCTTCCAGCATGTCCATGTATTTGTCGGCAAATGCAAGGGCAATA
It includes:
- a CDS encoding alpha/beta hydrolase family protein gives rise to the protein MQNFTIVVFQKRLSFLLVWTLLLLYSCKDDKPLPIDPPVENEYLEESSVITELTQQQVAQKATALNPILAGYVKNGIKVYKITYKTKNTDGTDIMASGALILPSTPNPVSMISVQHGTIRDDSSAPSNFQDGSEGASFGSLFGSMGYIIAYPDYIGYGASKDLPHPYEHRASLASASLDMLRASKEFLKGRTDVKWDEKLYIAGYSEGGYATMSLHKMIEDEAAGEFNLRASSCGAGAYDKTAFMKHVINTKTQGVASYNALYLWVLLTYDRIYKLNRPASYYFKEPYAAGITQSGITTPINVSFDSILNESFKKDLNDGKDADFVAAIADNDVYNWKPKVPVQLYHGDADQLVFYFNSEKAYTTMKALGANVQLIPVPDGTHSSSITSYLIGTLAFFTSTK
- a CDS encoding HPF/RaiA family ribosome-associated protein, which translates into the protein MRLQMQAIHFDADPKLLSFIQQKLDKLDTFYDRITSGEVFLKLDKSDNAKLQTKLLEVKLYVPGGTMFVREQGTTFEEATDLAIDTLKMQVIKFKDKRNNARAPKIIEGVALEDGVTVIAEETEE
- the cysM gene encoding cysteine synthase CysM, yielding MFSLLDLVGNTPLVELKKINPNPDVKIFGKLEGNNPGGSVKDRAAFSMIKGAMDRGEVTSGTKLIEATSGNTGIALAMIARLFNLEIELIMPQSSTKERVLTMEAYGAKVVLSETMESARDIAEEKAAAGGYFMLNQFANADNWKAHYNTTGPEIYKDTDRAITHFVSSMGTTGTIMGVSRYLKEQNPDIQIVGCQPTDGSSIPGIRKWPTEYLPKIFERNRVDRVMEVTQDDAVFMTRKLAREEAVFAGMSSGGATWAAVELAKELKEGVIVCIICDRGDRYLSSDLFG
- a CDS encoding histone H1; amino-acid sequence: MARFDEVKDLILSLEGDFDKFYEKGNQAAGTRVRKGMQDLKTLAQDIRAEVQNKKNTAE
- a CDS encoding alpha/beta fold hydrolase → MNLHRKTLVLLHGHGIDDTIWDNLDAALNEDFTIVRPNISLFTFCQSVEDYADELHRFLTNANITKCTLIGHSMGGYIALAFADKYMDMLEGFGLFHSTAYADDEAKKHQRNQTIELLKNHGTEAFVKNTAGNLFGERYKELYPDRVKEHITHFGKLPAEALIAGINAMRSRPDRTAVLTRMPFPVLFIIGMQDKLIPFESVITLSEFPKQSYPFILSEAGHLGMVERPDATARMINWYMGKI
- a CDS encoding cytochrome B, translated to MNALIRAHSGLRYIVLALLIAAIFTAYSNWQKGAQGDSKIYLFAFIATHTQLLLGLILYTMSAKVNFDLISEKVFRFYSIEHIFMMLIAIVLITVGRIRSKKLTGPAKHRTVLYFYAMGLIIILVAIPWPFRNLGSGWF
- a CDS encoding acetyl-CoA carboxylase biotin carboxylase subunit; amino-acid sequence: MRSIKKILVANRGEIALRIMRTAREMNIATVAVFSEADRKSPHVRYADEAVCIGPAPSSESYLRGDKIIQVCKDLNVDAIHPGYGFLSENAGFAKMVQEAGLIFIGPSPEAIEIMGSKLAAKQAAGQYNIPMVPGTETAITDRTEAKTRAMEIGYPILIKASAGGGGKGMRVVNNETDFDEQMDRAVSEAQTSFGDGSVFIEKYITSPKHIEIQVLGDQHGNIIHLFERECSIQRRHQKVIEEAPSISISNEIRVEMGRCAIDVARSCGYYGAGTVEFILDEQGNFYFLEMNTRLQVEHPVTEQITGVDLVKQMIFIAEGKPLTLKQTDLSIKGHAIEVRVYAEDAANHFLPDVGTLHTYVKPAGNGVRVDDGFELGMEIPIYYDPMIAKLITYGADRNETIQKMIRAIDEYQISGVQTTLPFCKFVMKHPVFVSGNFDTNFVSNHFQPGMLVGEIREDASKLAAIITAQLMQKADSGAEKSAGLENKKAPGWKRRSLRNL
- a CDS encoding DUF4286 family protein, giving the protein MIIFNITVNISYAAEKEWLHYMKTVHIPEILATKLPLECKLLRLLTEIENEGSTYTSQFSFRTMEDFLAYQTHFQADLQERHHTLFSGQYVSFRTLLEEA
- a CDS encoding MaoC family dehydratase; translation: MNIEPVVDSSFEQPFRLTQEEVQRFADLTGDNNPIHLDAEYAATTSFKKPIIHGMLGATIFTKVLGTQFPGFGSIYLKQTLEFLRPMFVETDYKAVFTIKTINPEKHIAEISTEIVDVSTKKVVTRGVATMINTEKF